A single region of the Musa acuminata AAA Group cultivar baxijiao chromosome BXJ1-11, Cavendish_Baxijiao_AAA, whole genome shotgun sequence genome encodes:
- the LOC103972125 gene encoding protein NLP1 isoform X1: MDDSVPPKGSLSGQTLSDAAVDDLDLMDELLSGSVFDCSDLLQTGTSASTGPLSSACFSPVLGVSSTSSNPTLAGIDYRVDAERSVFSVELASDEAQMQMLDGGQRPIILNHVGETKCRVRSDGLEAEDPSYEPGMSRQIQPKGETGSVEQRLRYVLKYIKESQREGDVLVQMWVPAMRGNQQVVTTCGQPFLLDFNCQRLVNYRSVSTRYQFLADESSHEAVGLPGRVFLGRLPEWTPDVRYFSSFEYPRVGDAQRYDVRGTIALPIFERNSPSCLGVVEVVMTTQKVNYSYDLENICNALQAVDLRSSEVLSVPRLKMTGDSYLAAIPEIQMVLRTACETHRLPLAQTWISCIQQGREGSRHSDESFSECVSTIDEACYIQDPSMLGFQQACSEHHLFRGQGVVGKAFMTNQPCFSSDVAEFSKIEYPLSHHAKLFHLRAAVAIRLRCVHSGNVDFVLEFFLPIHCIEGEEQKLMLNSLSVTIQQVCQTLRVVTTRELEDETMLENNEQIPSDMFSDNSVSEIGQRYIVDELLPLGTPAVGIPKNVLPASVPTERTKEFEGFSVSTHWVPSDVVLPTGNIFSEVKQHHGESNSDYIFSFSAETNVSNAEKATEKRRAKTERTVSLQELQKYFAGSLKDAARSLGVCPTTLKRICRQHGITRWPSRKIKKVGRSLRKLQVVIDSVHGPGEAFQFSSLYESFIKNTRSDSNLATSTTFSLLKQTDHLESSNAKQQLEGRFTSHTSGTNSLSSSSCSQNSNSSQGCSSEQRQCNQTHEFEFRQATLVEENRSDVLNKVQIHVELHCPLEVTPKSVVRLQSQRPQIEHHPSRCDFLKVKAIYGEEKVIFRLQPTWGFQDLKQEIRRRFVIYDTTLVDIKYLDEDSEWILITCDEDLKECIDVYRSTQAQTIKLCVHHVQPTARSSLGSTALSGPFQVNHLEWRTISIMDWSYKACENAHSEGQTTQIHEEWPGYGAFEMDGAKTGDLHVEMWSQSGHQ; this comes from the exons ATGGACGACTCCGTTCCTCCCAAGGGAAGCTTGTCGGGTCAGACCCTCTCGGATGCTGCTGTTGATGATTTGGACCTCATGGATGAGTTGTTATCAGGATCAGTCTTCGATTGCTCTGATCTCCTGCAAACGGGTACCTCTGCATCCACAGGCCCCCTCAGCTCTGCCTGCTTTTCGCCTGTTCTTGGGGTCAGCAGCACTAGTTCCAACCCAACCCTTGCAGGAATTGATTACCGAGTCGATGCAGAGAGATCAGTTTTCTCTGTGGAGTTAGCTTCGGATGAAGCTCAGATGCAAATGCTTGATGGTGGACAACGACCCATCATTCTGAATCATGTCGGAGAAACCAAGTGTCGCGTACGATCAGATGGATTGGAAGCAGAGGATCCCAGTTATGAACCAGGCATGAGTCGGCAGATCCAGCCCAAGGGTGAAACAGGTAGTGTGGAACAAAGACTGAGGTATGTCCTCAAGTACATCAAGGAGTCACAAAGAGAAGGTGATGTCCTTGTTCAGATGTGGGTGCCTGCCATGAGAGGAAACCAGCAAGTTGTTACGACTTGTGGCCAACCTTTCTTGCTAGATTTCAACTGTCAGAGGCTTGTAAATTACAGGTCGGTCTCGACGAGGTACCAGTTCTTGGCCGATGAGAGCTCCCATGAGGCGGTGGGCTTGCCTGGCCGGGTGTTTCTGGGAAGGTTGCCGGAATGGACTCCAGATGTCCGCTACTTCAGCAGCTTTGAGTACCCTCGTGTGGGTGATGCTCAGCGTTATGATGTTCGTGGAACAATCGCTCTGCCAATTTTTGAGAGAAATAGTCCATCTTGTTTAGGGGTTGTCGAGGTTGTGATGACCACACAGAAGGTCAACTACAGTTATGATCTTGAGAACATTTGTAATGCTCTTCAG GCAGTGGATCTCAGgagttctgaagttctaagtgttccCCGTTTAAAG ATGACCGGTGATTCTTACCTTGCTGCCATACCAGAGATCCAAATGGTATTGAGAACTGCTTGCGAGACCCATAGGCTGCCATTAGCTCAAACATGGATTTCGTGCATTCAACAAGGCAGAGAGGGCAGCCGGCATTCTGATGAAAGCTTCAGCGAATGTGTCTCTACTATTGATGAAGCTTGTTACATACAAGATCCTAGCATGTTGGGTTTTCAGCAAGCTTGCTCTGAGCATCATTTGTTTAGAGGTCAAGGTGTAGTCGGTAAGGCATTTATGACGAATCAACCATGCTTCTCGTCGGATGTTGCGGAGTTTAGCAAGATTGAATATCCACTGTCACACCATGCTAAGTTGTTCCACTTAAGGGCTGCAGTGGCTATCCGATTGCGATGTGTTCATTCTGGAAATGTGGACTTTGTGCTGGAGTTCTTCTTGCCCATCCACTGCATAGAAGGTGAAGAACAGAAACTGATGCTGAATTCTTTGTCCGTTACGATACAGCAAGTGTGCCAGACACTTAGAGTTGTGACAACTAGGGAATTAGAAGATGAGACGATGTTGGAAAATAATGAGCAAATCCCTTCAGATATGTTTTCTGATAACTCTGTTTCTGAGATTGGTCAAAGATATATTGTCGACGAACTTCTCCCATTGGGAACACCTGCTGTAGGTATTCCAAAGAACGTTCTTCCTGCTTCTGTGCCAACGGAACGTACAAAGGAATTTGAGGGATTCAGTGTTTCAACACACTGGGTTCCCTCAGATGTGGTATTACCGACTGGAAATATATTTTCCGAGGTCAAGCAGCACCATGGAGAGTCCAACAGTGACTATATATTTTCTTTCTCTGCTGAAACTAATGTTTCAAATGCGGAGAAGGCAACAGAAAAGAGGCGTGCAAAAACTGAAAGGACTGTCAGTTTGCAAGAGCTTCAGAAATATTTTGCCGGCAGCCTAAAAGATGCAGCCAGAAGCCTTGGAG TGTGCCCTACTACTCTCAAAAGAATATGTAGGCAACACGGAATTACTCGTTGGCCTTCACGAAAGATCAAGAAGGTCGGTCGCTCCTTAAGGAAACTGCAAGTAGTTATAGACTCTGTCCATGGTCCTGGAGAAGCATTCCAGTTCAGTTCCCTGTATGAAAGCTTCATAAAGAACACTCGGTCAGATAGTAACTTAGCAACTAGTACCACATTTTCATTGTTGAAGCAAACTGATCACCTGGAATCCTCAAATGCAAAGCAACAGCTAGAAGGTAGATTTACTTCACACACATCTGGAACaaactctctttcttcttcttcatgtagtCAAAACTCTAATTCCAGTCAGGGCTGTTCCAGTGAGCAAAGGCAGTGTAATCAGACTCATGAATTTGAATTTAGACAAGCTACTTTGGTGGAGGAGAATCGGAGTGACGTGCTTAATAAAGTACAAATACATGTAGAACTGCATTGTCCACTTGAGGTGACTCCAAAATCTGTGGTTAGATTGCAAAGTCAGAGACCTCAGATCGAACATCATCCTTCTAGATGTGATTTTCTTAAAGTAAAAGCAATTTATGGGGAAGAAAAAGTTATATTCAGACTACAGCCAACTTGGGGCTTCCAAGATTTGAAGCAAGAGATCCGAAGGCGGTTCGTTATATATGATACTACTTTAGTGGATATCAAGTATCTGGACGAAGACTCCGAGTGGATCCTAATAACATGTGATGAAGACCTGAAGGAATGCATCGATGTGTACAGATCAACACAAGCACAGACAATCAaactatgtgtgcatcatgttcaaCCAACCGCTAGGTCCTCATTGGGCAGCACAGCATTATCTGGACCGTTTCAGGTTAATCATTTGGAATGGCGAACAATCTCAATAATGGATTGGTCATACAAAGCATGTGAAAATGCTCATAGTGAGGGCCAAACAACACAAATCCATGAAGAATGGCCTGGGTATGGTGCATTTGAAATGGATGGTGCCAAAACTGGTGACTTGCATGTCGAAATGTGGTCTCAGTCTGGGCACCAGTGA
- the LOC103972125 gene encoding protein NLP1 isoform X2 — protein sequence MDDSVPPKGSLSGQTLSDAAVDDLDLMDELLSGSVFDCSDLLQTGIDYRVDAERSVFSVELASDEAQMQMLDGGQRPIILNHVGETKCRVRSDGLEAEDPSYEPGMSRQIQPKGETGSVEQRLRYVLKYIKESQREGDVLVQMWVPAMRGNQQVVTTCGQPFLLDFNCQRLVNYRSVSTRYQFLADESSHEAVGLPGRVFLGRLPEWTPDVRYFSSFEYPRVGDAQRYDVRGTIALPIFERNSPSCLGVVEVVMTTQKVNYSYDLENICNALQAVDLRSSEVLSVPRLKMTGDSYLAAIPEIQMVLRTACETHRLPLAQTWISCIQQGREGSRHSDESFSECVSTIDEACYIQDPSMLGFQQACSEHHLFRGQGVVGKAFMTNQPCFSSDVAEFSKIEYPLSHHAKLFHLRAAVAIRLRCVHSGNVDFVLEFFLPIHCIEGEEQKLMLNSLSVTIQQVCQTLRVVTTRELEDETMLENNEQIPSDMFSDNSVSEIGQRYIVDELLPLGTPAVGIPKNVLPASVPTERTKEFEGFSVSTHWVPSDVVLPTGNIFSEVKQHHGESNSDYIFSFSAETNVSNAEKATEKRRAKTERTVSLQELQKYFAGSLKDAARSLGVCPTTLKRICRQHGITRWPSRKIKKVGRSLRKLQVVIDSVHGPGEAFQFSSLYESFIKNTRSDSNLATSTTFSLLKQTDHLESSNAKQQLEGRFTSHTSGTNSLSSSSCSQNSNSSQGCSSEQRQCNQTHEFEFRQATLVEENRSDVLNKVQIHVELHCPLEVTPKSVVRLQSQRPQIEHHPSRCDFLKVKAIYGEEKVIFRLQPTWGFQDLKQEIRRRFVIYDTTLVDIKYLDEDSEWILITCDEDLKECIDVYRSTQAQTIKLCVHHVQPTARSSLGSTALSGPFQVNHLEWRTISIMDWSYKACENAHSEGQTTQIHEEWPGYGAFEMDGAKTGDLHVEMWSQSGHQ from the exons ATGGACGACTCCGTTCCTCCCAAGGGAAGCTTGTCGGGTCAGACCCTCTCGGATGCTGCTGTTGATGATTTGGACCTCATGGATGAGTTGTTATCAGGATCAGTCTTCGATTGCTCTGATCTCCTGCAAACGG GAATTGATTACCGAGTCGATGCAGAGAGATCAGTTTTCTCTGTGGAGTTAGCTTCGGATGAAGCTCAGATGCAAATGCTTGATGGTGGACAACGACCCATCATTCTGAATCATGTCGGAGAAACCAAGTGTCGCGTACGATCAGATGGATTGGAAGCAGAGGATCCCAGTTATGAACCAGGCATGAGTCGGCAGATCCAGCCCAAGGGTGAAACAGGTAGTGTGGAACAAAGACTGAGGTATGTCCTCAAGTACATCAAGGAGTCACAAAGAGAAGGTGATGTCCTTGTTCAGATGTGGGTGCCTGCCATGAGAGGAAACCAGCAAGTTGTTACGACTTGTGGCCAACCTTTCTTGCTAGATTTCAACTGTCAGAGGCTTGTAAATTACAGGTCGGTCTCGACGAGGTACCAGTTCTTGGCCGATGAGAGCTCCCATGAGGCGGTGGGCTTGCCTGGCCGGGTGTTTCTGGGAAGGTTGCCGGAATGGACTCCAGATGTCCGCTACTTCAGCAGCTTTGAGTACCCTCGTGTGGGTGATGCTCAGCGTTATGATGTTCGTGGAACAATCGCTCTGCCAATTTTTGAGAGAAATAGTCCATCTTGTTTAGGGGTTGTCGAGGTTGTGATGACCACACAGAAGGTCAACTACAGTTATGATCTTGAGAACATTTGTAATGCTCTTCAG GCAGTGGATCTCAGgagttctgaagttctaagtgttccCCGTTTAAAG ATGACCGGTGATTCTTACCTTGCTGCCATACCAGAGATCCAAATGGTATTGAGAACTGCTTGCGAGACCCATAGGCTGCCATTAGCTCAAACATGGATTTCGTGCATTCAACAAGGCAGAGAGGGCAGCCGGCATTCTGATGAAAGCTTCAGCGAATGTGTCTCTACTATTGATGAAGCTTGTTACATACAAGATCCTAGCATGTTGGGTTTTCAGCAAGCTTGCTCTGAGCATCATTTGTTTAGAGGTCAAGGTGTAGTCGGTAAGGCATTTATGACGAATCAACCATGCTTCTCGTCGGATGTTGCGGAGTTTAGCAAGATTGAATATCCACTGTCACACCATGCTAAGTTGTTCCACTTAAGGGCTGCAGTGGCTATCCGATTGCGATGTGTTCATTCTGGAAATGTGGACTTTGTGCTGGAGTTCTTCTTGCCCATCCACTGCATAGAAGGTGAAGAACAGAAACTGATGCTGAATTCTTTGTCCGTTACGATACAGCAAGTGTGCCAGACACTTAGAGTTGTGACAACTAGGGAATTAGAAGATGAGACGATGTTGGAAAATAATGAGCAAATCCCTTCAGATATGTTTTCTGATAACTCTGTTTCTGAGATTGGTCAAAGATATATTGTCGACGAACTTCTCCCATTGGGAACACCTGCTGTAGGTATTCCAAAGAACGTTCTTCCTGCTTCTGTGCCAACGGAACGTACAAAGGAATTTGAGGGATTCAGTGTTTCAACACACTGGGTTCCCTCAGATGTGGTATTACCGACTGGAAATATATTTTCCGAGGTCAAGCAGCACCATGGAGAGTCCAACAGTGACTATATATTTTCTTTCTCTGCTGAAACTAATGTTTCAAATGCGGAGAAGGCAACAGAAAAGAGGCGTGCAAAAACTGAAAGGACTGTCAGTTTGCAAGAGCTTCAGAAATATTTTGCCGGCAGCCTAAAAGATGCAGCCAGAAGCCTTGGAG TGTGCCCTACTACTCTCAAAAGAATATGTAGGCAACACGGAATTACTCGTTGGCCTTCACGAAAGATCAAGAAGGTCGGTCGCTCCTTAAGGAAACTGCAAGTAGTTATAGACTCTGTCCATGGTCCTGGAGAAGCATTCCAGTTCAGTTCCCTGTATGAAAGCTTCATAAAGAACACTCGGTCAGATAGTAACTTAGCAACTAGTACCACATTTTCATTGTTGAAGCAAACTGATCACCTGGAATCCTCAAATGCAAAGCAACAGCTAGAAGGTAGATTTACTTCACACACATCTGGAACaaactctctttcttcttcttcatgtagtCAAAACTCTAATTCCAGTCAGGGCTGTTCCAGTGAGCAAAGGCAGTGTAATCAGACTCATGAATTTGAATTTAGACAAGCTACTTTGGTGGAGGAGAATCGGAGTGACGTGCTTAATAAAGTACAAATACATGTAGAACTGCATTGTCCACTTGAGGTGACTCCAAAATCTGTGGTTAGATTGCAAAGTCAGAGACCTCAGATCGAACATCATCCTTCTAGATGTGATTTTCTTAAAGTAAAAGCAATTTATGGGGAAGAAAAAGTTATATTCAGACTACAGCCAACTTGGGGCTTCCAAGATTTGAAGCAAGAGATCCGAAGGCGGTTCGTTATATATGATACTACTTTAGTGGATATCAAGTATCTGGACGAAGACTCCGAGTGGATCCTAATAACATGTGATGAAGACCTGAAGGAATGCATCGATGTGTACAGATCAACACAAGCACAGACAATCAaactatgtgtgcatcatgttcaaCCAACCGCTAGGTCCTCATTGGGCAGCACAGCATTATCTGGACCGTTTCAGGTTAATCATTTGGAATGGCGAACAATCTCAATAATGGATTGGTCATACAAAGCATGTGAAAATGCTCATAGTGAGGGCCAAACAACACAAATCCATGAAGAATGGCCTGGGTATGGTGCATTTGAAATGGATGGTGCCAAAACTGGTGACTTGCATGTCGAAATGTGGTCTCAGTCTGGGCACCAGTGA